Proteins found in one Vigna radiata var. radiata cultivar VC1973A unplaced genomic scaffold, Vradiata_ver6 scaffold_305, whole genome shotgun sequence genomic segment:
- the LOC106754922 gene encoding WEB family protein At2g38370: MEVSDTAANRSESGFRAEIDTSAPFESVREAVSRFGGVGYWKPIINGLGNKHFEPELHHPEELDPGKLEEQAAVLEKELILKERETLDVLKELESTKRLVENLKSKLQKEESEAKLNLQTSVYNDMCSVKEDEKEDKENQVSNVVQDLNECCVPCHSSAPGLILKELEQAKLNLNRTTSDIADVRASVESLNKKLEKERLSLEKTRERLTQNSSKICCLEEELKQTKLKLLVAKDAGLDNPSDITKELYRLSSEAENFKRMGEAAKSEVSKAMSEIEQTKAMIKTAEIRLVAARKIKEAARAAEAAALAEIKALSHNDNSPGECMQKHDGITLSFEEYAALTCKAREAEEHSKKRVVDAMLLVDEANVSRMDILKKVEEATEEVKTSKKALEEALERVEAANLGKLAVEEALRKWRSDSHRRRSSIHNSTKFKNAYPSHHKKESRLLDVNGLNLVNDEAKPVLKPTLSIGEILSRKLMMPEEYEAGERESVKRKVSLGQMLGRQNADASSFDRQAEKENGQKPFSAKRKKFGFGRFSLLLTKQQKKKKPTLNLR, from the exons ATGGAGGTTTCCGACACGGCGGCGAACCGGTCCGAATCGGGTTTCAGGGCGGAGATCGATACATCGGCGCCGTTCGAATCGGTGAGGGAAGCCGTCTCGCGGTTCGGCGGCGTTGGGTATTGGAAACCCATTATCAATGGTCTTGGCAATAAGCATTTCGAGCCTGAG ctGCATCACCCAGAAGAGCTTGACCCTGGAAAACTGGAGGAGCAAGCTGCTGTATTGGAGAAAGAGCTGATCCTGAAAGAAAGGGAAACTCTAGATGTCTTGAAAGAGTTGGAAAGTACCAAAAGGCTTGTGGAGAATTTGAAATCAAAGTTGCAGAAAGAAGAATCTGAAGCGAAATTGAATCTCCAAACGAGTGTGTACAATGATATGTGTTCTGTTAAGGAGGATGAGAAAGAAGATAAGGAAAACCAAGTGAGTAATGTTGTTCAGGATTTGAATGAATGTTGTGTCCCCTGTCATTCATCAGCCCCAGGTTTAATATTAAAGGAATTGGAGCAAGCAAAACTGAATCTGAATAGAACCACAAGTGATATTGCTGATGTTCGCGCTTCTGTTGAATCACTCAATAAGAAGTTAGAGAAGGAAAGATTATCTCTTGAGAAGACACGGGAGAGGTTAACTCAGAATTCTTCAAAGATATGCTGTCTTGAGGAAGAGCTAAAGCAGACAAAACTAAAACTGCTCGTGGCAAAAGATGCTGGTTTGGATAACCCTTCGGATATTACAAAAGAGCTGTATCGGCTGAGTTCTGAGGCAGAGAATTTCAAGAGAATGGGAGAAGCTGCTAAATCAGAAGTCTCGAAAGCAATGTCTGAGATTGAACAGACAAAAGCTATGATAAAAACTGCTGAAATCAGGTTGGTTGCTGCTCGAAAAATAAAGGAAGCTGCTAGAGCAGCAGAAGCAGCTGCCCTTGCAGAGATAAAAGCTTTATCTCATAATGATAATTCACCTGGAGAGTGCATGCAGAAGCATGATGGAATTACCCTTTCCTTTGAAGAGTATGCTGCACTGACCTGCAAGGCGCGGGAGGCCGAGGAACATTCTAAAAAGAGAGTTGTAGATGCTATGCTTTTAGTTGATGAAGCAAATGTATCAAGAATGGACATTTTGAAGAAGGTAGAGGAAGCCACAGAAGAAGTTAAAACAAGCAAAAAGGCCCTTGAAGAAGCTCTAGAAAGGGTAGAGGCTGCAAATCTGGGAAAGTTAGCAGTTGAAGAGGCGTTAAGGAAGTGGCGGTCCGACAGTCACAGACGGCGATCCTCCATACATAACTCCACCAAGTTTAAAAATGCTTACCCTTCTCACCATAAGAAGGAATCTCGGTTACTCGACGTGAACGGGTTGAACCTGGTAAATGATGAGGCCAAGCCAGTTCTAAAACCAACACTGTCTATAGGAGAAATATTGAGTAGAAAGTTGATGATGCCAGAAGAGTATGAAGCTGGAGAGAGAGAGTCAGTTAAAAGGAAGGTTTCTCTTGGTCAGATGCTAGGCAGACAAAATGCAGATGCATCATCTTTTGACAGGCAAGCTGAGAAGGAAAATGGTCAGAAGCCGTTTTCtgcaaagagaaagaaatttgGATTTGGTAGATTCTCTCTTCTTTTGACAAagcagcaaaagaagaagaagccaaCACTGAACTTGAGGTGA
- the LOC106754929 gene encoding prosaposin: MEGRMGLLFLFLLGAAWVCDARELANGGEVNRKSDVCELCEEYTTEALDYLNDKENQREIIDSLHNKCYQILSFKQQCIELVDYYAPRFFSEIASVLPRELCRQVHLCQSANISSQVQGNKCDSCKDTVSAILLKLNDPETKLEIMEALLKACNSMDQLAKKCKRMVFEYGPLIIVKAEKYLKTTDICTTLHVCPASTXXSXKEASIMEEEPLIFDS; the protein is encoded by the exons ATGGAGGGAAGAATGGGgcttttgtttctgtttttgttgGGTGCTGCTTGGGTTTGTGATGCAAGAGAGCTAGCAAACGGTGGTG AAGTAAACAGGAAATCAGATGTCTGTGAACTCTGTGAGGAATATACCACAGAGGCACTTGATTATCTAAATGATAAAGAGAACCAAAGAGAAATTATTGATTCACTTCACAATAAATGTTATCagattctctctttcaaacAGCAG TGCATTGAATTGGTGGATTATTATGCCCCACGTTTCTTCTCAGAAATCGCATCAGTTCTGCCTAGAGAACTCTGCAGACAGGTCCACCTCTGCCAATCTGCAAATATTTCCTCACAAGTTCAAGGAAATAAGTGTGACTCTTGCAAAGATACTGTTTCAGCCATACTGCTTAAGTTGAATGATCCTGAAACCAAG CTTGAGATAATGGAGGCACTGTTGAAGGCATGCAATTCTATGGATCAGTTGGCGAAGAAG TGCAAGAGGATGGTTTTTGAATATGGACCTCTGATTATTGTGAAAGCAGAGAAGTACCTGAAAACAACTGATATATGCACTACATTACATGTTTGCCCAGCTTCTACTGNAGNTAGCAANAAGGAAGCCTCAATCATGGAAGAAGAACCTTTGATTTTTGACTCTTAA